Within Vicia villosa cultivar HV-30 ecotype Madison, WI linkage group LG1, Vvil1.0, whole genome shotgun sequence, the genomic segment TTCGACTTTTTCATGTACATTTTTCCATGCAAGTCCTAATCGCCTGAAGCGTCTTTATTTGTATGAATCTTCCCTTAACCCTTAAGGTTATCGGTTGGGAATACACGTTCCTCCCTATTGTAAGAAATTTTTAGGTAACAGCTTTGTGATTTAATGTTGTTAGCActtgtttgtgaatcactttaagacTCTCTTGTACCCTCGATTGATTATAGTAGAGCTATTTATTTGGTCTGTACGACTCGTGGTTTTTACtcttgttagacgatagggatggtctagagggggggtgaatagaccaccttttttcgacttaagaaaattttagcgttTGAAAACGAGATTCCCCGGAATCAAACTTATCGTCTTGAACGATCAAGTTAttggggaccggatatgtgcaattAATGAACTAgatgaaaatggtgaatttgaaTTACTCGTTTCAACAAAATTATCAATTAGCTAGTATACACACTATACGATACTTACTCGCAATAAACTGTTTCACACAAAAATTGACCAAAAATTGAATAtggaattttatcaaacacttggtgagcgaTTTTCACCAAGCTTCATTTTTGCTCAACTATGAATTTTTACCGAAAAcgaatattgaaaagataaaactaaagactataaagaacacgatatttgtttaggcagttcccctatcgtcctcgcaggagtagtggagtacgtctgcccctaatttcaaatgaaattaggaaagttttattttattgcaaaatgtttaacaaggaaagagtttaccaatcaccaactacacacatgcagtaaaattgaatacaattctttcctccccttgattcaagtagaaccaagtcaatgtcaatgatcttcaccgatcaagaccccgatccttccttttcaatcctccggttgcAGCAAATTTTATGAGTGAGTCTacaatccctcaattccttatgctcGGCTGAATTGAATTCAAAGCGAAgagatcgtcaaaaaccttcaaatcaaacccttgatgtagaaggaaaaaccctaaggttttatacaagaaacatccccaacaatcttcactcgaacaagacaaTAGTccaccgtcgaaccttatcaacgcacgttccttacttcgatcgaaaaagattattatgtgtgattttcgatcaataagagaaaggttgaagatgagaagaagcttgagtatatctttcacgtttcttgttattttgcttgagaatgatcaaagACAATATATACCATACCCTTTTCATTAGCCACTTAGAATCAGCAAAAAACCAGTAATtttagcgataggtcgacctattgcaattCTGCACTTGTTTTGGAAGCAAACGTGACACATGCGTCGACctgtagggtcggcgtgcgcatacccgagatttccTCAAAGTTCCATGCATCGACctgtagggtcggcgtgcgcattcctgAGATTTcctcaaagttccatgcgtcgacctgaacaaGCAATGCGTCGACACATTCTGCCCCATCATAGAATTTTTCTTAAGTCCACCAATAAGTCGACCTGTAGCATTAGTGAGTCGACCTGTTGACTGAATTTTGCCAAAAATGCTTTTCCTTAATGCATCCACTTGATTCCTTTGTTTCCACATTAATTTGGACAATTTCACAATGTTTTAACATCATGAAAATACACAACTCTCAAATTGAGGGATTTTCCACGTTAAAAATTTCGATGTTCTTTTGTGCATTCATTTTACCGTCTTATATTTGTTGTTGATCCTCAAGGTTCCTACAAGTGTGAGGAATTTTATATCCGGTGTGTGTTGTTCAATTATACTCAATCACTCATTTTCAATAGATGACCTTATTCTACACAATTTAATCACATGCTCTTATATATTATACTCAACAAGCACTTTGAGTCAAAGATCAGAACCAGatgaaaaatattcaaaaacttcACAGAATTAAGATGTATCTAGAATATATCAACCACGACATATGAGTCCTTCATGTTTTTTTTCATTACATATACCTCTCACTATGAACTAAACTCATTGTTGCATTTTTGTATATGGACCTATCAAAATAGACTGGTACGTAGCTCTTTCTTTGTACACTTGCCTAACACTTGTTAGATTTTCAAGATTCTGATCTTTCAATGCACCCATTATAAACCTCGACACCATGTGGTATTTTGTCATATCGTCCACGAATTGTCTTTCATCAATTTTTAAATGTTCGAGTATATCATGATCATCTAAAGTATTAGCTAGATCATGGTTGTGAATACCACGTCTAACCTTTATGTTCCAACCACCGCCACTTGACACTGATCTCAACCAAAAAGGGCATTCCGCCTTTTTACTTCAAGTAACAACCGACTTTCTATTATTCTTGTAATTTTCCCCCTCTCACAACCATACACTAGTTTGTCGCGCCTTCCTCTTACCTCATTTGTTGTATCAAAACGAATAATAACTACAATAATATTGTGCTGTCACAAATTCTTCCACTTCATAAAAGAAGGTAATATTGTGAAAGAGTTGTTAAACTGCAGTCACAAATTCTGCCAACAAGGAAGTAGCACCATAAGTTTTCAACCTAGTTTTTGACATGTGAAATTTTTGGAGTGGTTTAGTTTCGAATGAAATTTATAGTTTTTAACATGTTTGGAGTGGTTTAGTTTCAAATGATATTTATTCTTCATGATAAAGTATAGGATTGTCGGTGATGATAATGTGAAATTCTTGAAGTGGTTGATCTTTAAGTGAAATATATTTTCATGAGAGAGGATgataatgtattattttcaattaagCTGGAGATTGTTcgggttggttgaaaatatacatgttgaataAGTCCCACATCACTGGTTGTCCAGGAGAGTCTCCAGGTTCACAAGGGAATGAGACGCCACATCTCAAATCAAAATCTTAAAGTGTAGGGTAAATGAGTCATCTctctaataaattaaatatttcacCCATTCATAGACAATATGGAACTTTAACCACTCACATTTGCACCCAATATTTCCCCCACAAGTGTGAGTCCCCCATTTCCTATAACAGCTGAACCACGACTCTGATATCATTGTTGGAGAGTCGAGTGCACCAACTAAACTAATGTTTCAGAACTACAAGAGAGAGACGACACATCTTAACCCAAAAccttaataaataataaagtaaatatGAAATGAGAGAAGTAGAGGAAACGAAAAATTATTAGACTCCCTGAATGCGCAAAGTTACTTTGGATATCATAGAGATTAGGGGTGGAAGtaggccaggccgataacagcggcctacaggctagcctatataggctcggGCCAGGccatacattatttttaaatagtaaaggcctaggcttttttataagcctatttagtttaaaaggctaggcctcagaccctaaaaaaagtcttttaagcctatcagaccggcctatttaaataaatatgaatactttttttattattattgtattatgttttgtactttaaattaaaatacattaatgaaaCTTGGTTATGttaaagaacttgtgaaaataagatgaaaacacattATGAACATTGTTCTCGTAagttcttttagttagttagtctatttaagtattattttaattgcttatttacatatatttaaaacaaataggcttttatgtaggctaacaggctaaccaggccttcgaaaatgccaggctcagacctaaaaaataagcctacgacaggctacaggccagacttaggcttcagtttttttgacaggccaggcttaggcttggcaaagcctagctcggcccagcctatttccacccctaatagAGATGAAGTTACCAATAAAATCCATTTTAACTATCATAGATTCATAAGCAATGTAGTGTAACCGATATCAACATTTGAATTGAGATATATATCATAATAATACAATAGTGTACACCTATAAAGTGAGTGTAATTTGACAGTATGAACATATGAATGGTAACATCCACTATCCACATGCATGCGGGTAACAAATATAAAAATGTCATGTGACTTTCTCTGCATTGCAGAAGTACGGAAAAATAATTGTAGAAATCTTTCTCTTGTAGCAAATCAGCCAAATCTAATAGCAGTTGGATAGCTAGCAGCCTAGCACTCATCCGAAAAAGAAAATGTATTTCTGTTTGCTGAATCTAATCATCATGAAAAGTAACAACAAATGCTTATCCTTTAAAACTCCTTTGGCCTGTAAAAAAGATCAATAGTGAGCACTTcatatatttttggtttttttaatctGCTACAAATTAGCTACCAATTTTTAAAGGTTTAAGTATGATGTTGATTTTAGTCGCGTCACATCAACCTATTTGATATGTTGTCACTTCTATATGTATACACGGTCATCAAAAACTTCTACGTGACATCAGTTTTTATTAACGAACGTTAGATCAAAAGTGTAGATGGCTATGAAGATTTTTTAACgaaatatttttaatgattaaaagTGAAAATacctatatttaaaaaaaactagaaaCACATTTAAcccaaaaacaaatcaaaattttgcCTACCAATTTTTAAGAATATTGAAAATATCTAAATATATAAATCCGATGTATATGCAAAAACATATCAGATTTATCAAAGCCCTATAAAAACATATACAAAAATTATCATTTTCTCTTAAATGTTCGTACAAACTCAAGTTTTTCGGGCAAAAAAAAGTGTAAGTTTGATTAAAAATTcgtaaaattttaaaaagataaattataaaagaagttCTCTCAATCCTAGCCGTcgtcacttttcttcttcttctgtatccCCTAGagaggggtgatttaggatcgattttgatccaaaatcacccctccaaatcgttcttgtttctctattagttaaataagtggttttcacatatatttagtatttttttttttgtgatttcgtcattTTAATGTGtcgttgtttgttttgattttccgtctttgtgcggtgtattttgtttttctgtcGTTGTGCgcagtgttcatttgtttcaggttgaaagatgagtttcgatctagtgcagatccTATCTATGACTTTGGTGTCATTAACGCTACAGATCTGGAGGCATGAATATTTCAGACATTTCAATATAGTATGCATTTGCAATTTGCTTAACATGAATGCTGTAAGTTTGtttgcagattcatcctttttgtttttggcgatttttaatttatattgcaaCAATTTACTCTATCGATTGaaatgaatgaatattttatctagtaaaaaaaaaactaaaattttttaaaaattatggaGGCGGGAGATACATATATGGTCGTGTCAAGTATAATTCTATTATTGTGCCGCAACTAAAACCATTTTATATATGGAAAATTCAAAGTATGACTTATTGGAACGTTTTTTTGTTCTGGAAAAATTAGATTTGAGATTGCCAACCGAAAATTTTGCATaaaatgaatttttattttattttttaaattatttgaagTTTTCTTTTTCAGTATTTCATTGGATTTGTGAGAGTAGGGGAAACGTTGGTAAGACAATACAGTAAAATTACTGACCACAAAACGTCCTTAAGTAGAAGATAACAAATTTATTGAGTTTAAAGACTATTCCTTTTCTTAAAAGATACAGATATAACAAAGGAACATTGTGATGAGATATAACTGGATGCAAATAAGATTTTTTATACTAAATGCAAAGTCAAATCAACTCCTTTGTTTATCTGTTAGTACAAAAGAAGAAAATCATTTTAGTAAAGAGGGAAATTGAAAAAAGATGGGAAAACAAGGAAACTCACTattaaaaggaagaaaataatCATGACAGAAAAAGTATAAAACAAACAATCAAGGAAAAAACATGACAGAAAAAGTATAAACAATCAAGGAAAAAATTTATGACAGAAAAACTATAAACAATCAAGGAAAAAAATTCAGTGTAATTAAGTTGCCAAATTCTTTAAAATCTTAAAATATCAGTTAGTGAACCCCAAATCAGTCACCAACGTCACGGCAATAATCGGTCACCAACGTTGCGACAATACACACATTACTTTTTAAAAATCCAGACTAAACCGCTCAATAAGACTTTGTCGGAAAATACAGGATAATGGTCAATAACATTGTTTTGGGACAAGTCGTGATTAATGGTTTCGTGATATTAAGCAATATCCTAAACAAAATCGTGTCAATTTTGAGGTCAAAACTCGAAAGTCGGACAATAAACCATCATGTTTGcacggaaaaaaaaaaaaagtgttaacTTAACATATAGTAGCATGAAATTTCAATATAGAACCCCGAACAATCACTTGACATTCTTAGAAACTtctataaaaatattattcataATATCAAATTCTAAGCCTATCTGCCAAAAAAAATAGCCCTTGTGCATCATAAGTAGGATCGACTATAGACAATATGGAAACCAAATCAGAGTGATTGAGGTGCAATACAAACTTACATCTTACAAAGCAACTAGGAATAGTAATACTTCTTCATTTATAAGATTTTCTGAGAATTTCAGGCTACAATTATTGCGTCACAAAAACAAGATGATACAGAACAACAAAAAATGGGCATACTCATAATACGTAAGCCAAggctaaagctatttcaaaaccaaaaacaagtcagaCATGTGGAATATCTAAAGATATTGTACCTCATTATTCTCTCTGTTTTTCCAATCACTCTTTAGGAAGTTCACTGCAAATTTTTCCATCCTCCAAAATCTGAACAATTGCAGTCTTGAGCCTATGGTAATCATCAACAGTGTTATACACCTGATGAGAAATCCTCACATAACCAGTTATAACCCCGTCCTTGTCTCTAGGATCCCTTTCGGCATTTCTCAAAGGTTGGTAATATACAGGAACTTCTATAGCATGATAAACCCTAAGATAACACCTCAACCTCAACGCATCATCATCACTCGTCACACCAAGCTTCGAAGGCAAACCCACCATAATCATCCCAGCACACATTTCAGGCGGTGAACCAAGAACCGTTCCCCACGATTCCTTTAACATATTCCCCATTTTCACAACCATATCATGGTTCCTCGTCATAATCCCTTCAATCCCACCTTCAAACCGATTCACAAACTCCAAAATCGAAGGCACCACAAGCTGAGGGCTATAATCTCGCATCCCAACCCAAGCACTCTCAGCAGGCAAACCATTTCCATATTCATGCGCAACCACAGGGTGATGCACATCCTTCAATTTCTTATTACAGTACATAAAAGCAACAGAAGGTGGAGAAAACAACcatttgtacaaattactcacataaAAATCAGCACCGATTTCTTTAACATCAACGCGCAAGCTTCCAATGGCATGCGCACCATCAACAAAAATCTGATCCACTTCTTCCTCTCTGCAAACTCTAATCAATTCTTGAACAGGAATAACAACAGAAGGCATCGATGTAATGTGATCAATTATCGCTAACCTAACTCTTCCACCATTAACTTTACCTCGCTCGAGTCCTTTCTTGAACTCCGCGATAATTTCTTGATCGGAGTGAACCGGAAACGGAAGCTGGACCTCAACAACAGAGCCACCAACCGGCTTGACATAAGATTCAATAGATTTCTTAACAGCTTGGTAAGCGCAATGAAACATTATAACAGAATCGTTTTCGCGAAACTCACCAGAGCCAAAGCGGCGGCCGATTTGCTGAAGAACAATCGCGGCGGCGGTGGTAGCATTATCGATGAGGGAGATATCCTCGACGTCATCAGCATTGATGAGATCTTTGACGATTAAACGAGAATCGAGAATTCCTTTTCGgagtttgttgaagaagaagCCGTCCGGTTGTCGAAGGAAGCGGAGCTGCCAGGAGTTTTGAGCGTCGAGGACGGAGCGGGGACAGCTTCCGAAGCTGCCGTTGTTGATTCTGGCGACGGCGGTTTCGTGGTGGGAGAATTCGTGGCGGATCTCGTGTTCTGTTATGTGGTGAGTGAGTTTCGGTTTCTTGATCTCGCGGTGGTTTTGTTCGGTGCCGTTACGAGGGTCGTCGTTATCCATAGTTGGAAATTGGAACTGAGTGTTCTAGGGTTTTAGGTTTCGGAAATGAGTGTGTGTGTTCATTGGTGAGTGGATAGAGTGTATCGGTGAATGAGTGGCGATGGCAGTTGAATTGCTCTTCTTTTTTATTGACTCGTAACGTAATCGTAATATtccctttcttttttatttaacagTGTCTTTTATTcccattttaattattaagtatTTTACCGTAAAAGACACTATGGCATTTATCATTTggttttatttgtaaataaaaacaaaaatgataatTGATAAGTTAGTGTATAACATAAGTTTATAACTATTATTAGTTTAAAGCAAGGTAATGAACAACATAAAGAGGAAGAACTCACATCAAACCAAAATGTGCAGCAGGACATGGAATTTCTCAAACAATTCTGGGCCAATATGGCAGAAGAACCAGATTGTCTAAATGAATCTGATAAGGCCTTTCAATTGGTTGTCTTaagaaaaactaaaaagaaaagcAGGTCAGCTCTTAAATCTTCTGTTTCTGGTCCTAGTACCAGAGCAAGGGCAATTTCTTTTAAATCTGTCCAATGAAGCATTTTTATTGGAATATTAGAGAGTTTGCTATTCAACCCACAAAATTAGCCCTCAAAAAGCTCATTTTGAAACACATACCTGAGCTTTGCTTCATTGCTGAGCCCTGGATGCTTTTGGATAACCTCCCCCAACTTCTTCCATAGGTTAAACCTAAAAGTTTTCTGTACCAATGATAGGCTAGACCTTTCTCCAAATCTCTGGTGTCTATGTGCCCCTCGTCCTGACCCACAGATTGTGTCAAAAGATGATCAACATGTGTCATTTTTTATTAAGGATGGTATTCAATGCTTTGCTATGGCAGTCGTTTATGCCTTAACAAGTTATCTAAAAAGGAGAGAACTCTGGACAAACCTAGCTTCCTTAAAACACTTGAATGATAAACCTTGGTGTTTCATAGGTGATTATAACACTATTTTGGGAGCTCATGAACATAGAGGTTTCTCCAATCCTTTTAGAACTCCAATCGAGGATTTCCAAAATTGGACTGACTTCAACAACTTGGTTCATCTTCCCGCTAGAGCAGCAGAATTTACTTGGTACAATGGTAGAAGAGGGGCTCAACACATTGAGGGGAGATTGGATAGAGCAATCTATGATCAAGATTAGTTTAACTTATGCAGCAGCATCTCTTATTCAACCCTTATTAGACACAAGTCAGATCACCATCCTTTACTTTTAGACTTTCACTTCCAGCCTATTAAGGTACATTCCACTTTCAAATTTCGAAAGATATGGTCAGAACACCCTGACTGCATTAATGTTATCAAGGATTGCTGGAATAATAGATTCTATGGTTGCCCTATGTTGATCTTATCACAAAAACCCAAGCTCCTTAAAAACAAATTATAAGTGTGGAATAGAGAAACTTTAGGAAATGTTTATGACCTTTTAAGGAATACCACAAACTCTTTAGAAGATATTCAAAGAGAAGGCCCCTCTGAAGATTTGTTGATTAAGGAACAAAAAGCTTGACATGGAAATTGCATTGAAAATGGAGGATATGTTTTGGCAAGAGAAATCAAAGGTGAAATGGCATAATGAAGGGAATAGAAATACTGCATATTTTCACAAGATCACCAAAATCAGAAAGGCTGCCAAACTAATTTCATCAATTCAGCATGGAGAGGATGTGCATACCAATACAATTGAAGTTGCCAACATATTCTCAAGTCACCTTGAGCAGCTATTCAACTCTAGCAATATCTGCGAGGATAATGGACTAGTAGATGAGGTAATTACAAAATTGGTCAATGATTTTCTGATTGTTATTCCTAGTTATGAGGAAATTTATGGGGCAGTCTTCTCCATGAACAAAGATGGCTCGCCAGGACCCGATGGTTTCGATGGTTTTTTCTTCCAAAAATACtgggaaataataaaaatagatgtAATTAATGCAACCATTTAATTATTTTCTACGGGCTGGATCCTCCCCGGTTGGAATGCTAATTCAATCGTCCTCATTCCCAAATGTTCCAATGCTATCACTGTTGACCAATACAGACCTATAGCCCTTgccaaattcaaatttaaaatccTTTCCAAAATCTTGGTTGACAAGCTTGCTGCAATCATGCCTTTTCTAATCTCCCTTAAACAAAAAGGCTTTATAAGATGAAGATCAATAACCGACTGCATCTGTATGACCTCTGAGGCTATAAACATGTTGCAAAACAAATCATTTGAAGGCAATATTGCAATGAAGATAGATATAAGGAAAGCCTTTGACACTTTAGAGTGGACTTTCTTGCTGAAGGTTCTCCACAACTTTGAATTCTCTGAGAAATTATGTTCTTGGATTAAAAACATTTTATACTCTGCAAAACTCTTCATTTCTGTCAATTGTTCTCAATCAGGTTACTTTAATTGCAAATGAGGAGTTAGACAAGGAGATCCTTTTTCTCCTCTTTTATTTTACTTAGCTGAAGATTTTCTCAGCAGAGCAATTACTAAACTGGTGGAGCAGCATAAATTTGATCTCATTGAAGGGCCTAAAGGTTCTTTTGTTCCTTCTCACGCTTTATATTTAGACGATATCATGATCTACTGCAAAGCTAAAAACTATAACATTAAAGCACTGAAAAACCTCTTCATCGAGTATGTTGCCTGCTCTGGCTAGCTTGTGAATCCGCCGAAATCCATTGTGTATGCTGGCTCTATTTCTCAACAAAGATTCACTTACCTAGCTCAACAAGTGGGATTCATTGAAGGTATCCTACCCTTTCTATACTTGGGTGTTCCTATTTTTAAAGGAAAACCAAAAGCTATTCACTTTAAACCTATAGTGGACAAGGTAAAATCAAAGCTCTCAAATTGGAAAGCCTCTCTACTAAGCATGGCAGGTAGGATTCAAGTAATAAAAAGTGTTATCCATAGTATGTTAATTTATAGTCTCATGATATATTCTTGGCCGGCAAGTCACAATAAGGAACTTGAAACCTACATGAGAAATTTAGTGTGGAGTGGAGATATCTGCAAAAGAAAACTGGTCATTGTTGCTTGTCACAAGGTTTGCAAACCTTATGCTGAAGGCAGTCTTGGTAtcagaaaaatatcattgatCAATGATGCGGCTAACCTTATACTCTGCTAGGATTTATCCTTTTCCTCCAACCAGTGGGCACAATTACTTAGACATAGAGTCATGAGAAACAATAACCCGATTAGCTATcatattttttcttctattttgtcTGGAATCAAGAGTAATTTCCTTGCGGTGACTGAAAAACTTCAGATGGAATCTAGGTGATGGCAAAACAATAAACTTTTGGTCTGATACATGGTGTGGAGATCCTTTAATATATCAACTCAACATTCCTAGGTCAGCCCAAGACAATCTCATTTCCAAAGCTGTGGATTTTATTCGCAACTCTAGTTGGAAGGCTCCTGATGACCTGCTATGTATGTATCCTAATTTGTTAAACATTTTAGGACAGGTTCACATTCCTCTATCTCCAAGGCCTGATGAACTTTTATGGATACACACAACTGCTGGAAATTTGAACTTCAAAGATGCATATCTCTTTAAAGCACCTGATGGTGACAAATTGAAATGGGcaaatttgatttg encodes:
- the LOC131643979 gene encoding L-cysteine desulfhydrase, with the protein product MDNDDPRNGTEQNHREIKKPKLTHHITEHEIRHEFSHHETAVARINNGSFGSCPRSVLDAQNSWQLRFLRQPDGFFFNKLRKGILDSRLIVKDLINADDVEDISLIDNATTAAAIVLQQIGRRFGSGEFRENDSVIMFHCAYQAVKKSIESYVKPVGGSVVEVQLPFPVHSDQEIIAEFKKGLERGKVNGGRVRLAIIDHITSMPSVVIPVQELIRVCREEEVDQIFVDGAHAIGSLRVDVKEIGADFYVSNLYKWLFSPPSVAFMYCNKKLKDVHHPVVAHEYGNGLPAESAWVGMRDYSPQLVVPSILEFVNRFEGGIEGIMTRNHDMVVKMGNMLKESWGTVLGSPPEMCAGMIMVGLPSKLGVTSDDDALRLRCYLRVYHAIEVPVYYQPLRNAERDPRDKDGVITGYVRISHQVYNTVDDYHRLKTAIVQILEDGKICSELPKE